The following coding sequences lie in one Alicyclobacillus curvatus genomic window:
- a CDS encoding CBS domain-containing protein, protein MGKPWFDSAQKPRTGGDALKVQELMTQDVSCVQPSDSIQQAAQIMQSRNVGSVPVCEGKKVVGMITDRDITLNAVAKGKASETKVQECMTSEVVSCRPDTDAHEAADLMARHQIRRLPVCDEAGNLAGICAIGDLATVDIHINEAGDALSQISQPSGQQAIQ, encoded by the coding sequence ATGGGCAAGCCATGGTTTGACTCCGCCCAAAAACCGAGAACAGGGGGCGATGCATTGAAAGTTCAAGAACTCATGACCCAGGACGTGTCATGCGTACAGCCATCCGATTCCATTCAACAGGCTGCACAAATCATGCAGTCGCGTAACGTTGGATCCGTACCGGTCTGCGAGGGCAAAAAAGTCGTTGGTATGATTACTGACCGCGACATCACGCTGAATGCAGTCGCCAAAGGGAAAGCCTCAGAAACGAAGGTCCAGGAATGCATGACTTCAGAAGTGGTCAGTTGCCGACCCGATACGGACGCCCACGAGGCCGCCGATTTGATGGCTCGCCATCAAATTCGCCGTCTTCCCGTCTGTGATGAAGCAGGCAACCTTGCTGGTATCTGCGCCATTGGCGACTTGGCGACGGTTGACATTCACATCAATGAGGCTGGTGACGCACTCAGTCAGATTTCGCAGCCATCTGGGCAGCAAGCAATTCAGTGA
- a CDS encoding efflux RND transporter periplasmic adaptor subunit: protein MEETAYNRRRWFGRRGKRVIWITLIVVVVVAALVYFVVRPREPRVTVTSVQKTTIANTVFAAGDVHPTDRQVIQPASVTSPISKVYVKVGQHVHQGELLLTLDNTAQSAQLSAAKIQVNEAQASLNQTEAQANATPAAFQAQFTGTLSSLQSSLAQAKAQLASAQAAYDQTLIKSTLNGTVLTLNPDGIAPNGSAAPIIEVVGEDKQVVLNVSEVDAVHLKAGQKATVQSDAYPNKTWNARISSVALFASSASSGGAGQVEVDLSLPTNCPIPFGYQVNVHITSETHKNALTLPYSALSQAGSQYVVYVVKGNRALETPVQLGITTNTSVEVTSGLKQGQVVVDSPPVNLQSGARVVVIGHD, encoded by the coding sequence GTGGAAGAGACTGCATACAACAGGCGCCGATGGTTCGGCCGTCGAGGTAAACGGGTCATTTGGATAACTCTCATTGTGGTCGTGGTTGTCGCCGCTCTCGTGTATTTTGTAGTCCGACCGCGTGAACCGCGGGTAACGGTGACGTCCGTTCAGAAGACAACCATTGCAAACACCGTGTTTGCTGCTGGGGATGTGCACCCAACGGATCGACAAGTGATTCAACCCGCCAGTGTCACGTCGCCAATTTCAAAAGTGTACGTGAAAGTTGGGCAGCATGTGCATCAAGGCGAGCTGCTGCTAACGCTTGACAATACAGCCCAATCGGCACAACTGTCCGCAGCGAAGATTCAAGTCAATGAAGCACAAGCATCCCTGAACCAAACAGAGGCACAAGCAAATGCTACTCCAGCAGCGTTTCAAGCGCAGTTCACGGGGACCCTCAGTTCACTTCAGTCTTCCCTAGCACAAGCGAAGGCGCAACTTGCTTCGGCCCAGGCCGCGTACGACCAGACTCTCATCAAATCTACGCTAAATGGAACCGTGTTGACTCTGAATCCTGACGGTATCGCACCGAATGGGAGTGCGGCACCCATTATCGAGGTGGTAGGGGAGGATAAGCAGGTCGTCCTCAATGTCTCCGAGGTAGATGCTGTTCATCTCAAGGCAGGGCAAAAGGCTACGGTTCAGTCTGACGCTTACCCAAACAAAACTTGGAATGCGAGGATAAGCTCAGTGGCCCTGTTTGCTAGTTCGGCGAGCAGCGGCGGCGCTGGTCAGGTAGAAGTTGACTTGTCGCTCCCTACAAACTGTCCCATTCCGTTTGGGTATCAAGTGAACGTGCACATCACGAGTGAAACGCATAAAAACGCCCTTACACTTCCGTATTCAGCCCTTTCCCAAGCGGGCAGTCAGTATGTGGTGTACGTTGTGAAAGGGAACCGTGCACTTGAGACGCCCGTCCAACTCGGGATTACTACCAACACGTCGGTAGAGGTTACTTCCGGTTTAAAGCAAGGCCAAGTCGTCGTTGATAGCCCGCCGGTGAATCTGCAGTCCGGTGCACGGGTGGTTGTGATAGGCCATGATTGA
- a CDS encoding ABC transporter ATP-binding protein, producing the protein MIEFTSVSKSYQVGATNIPVLRDISFGIESGEFVSIMGPSGSGKSTLMHIIGCLDTPTSGAVSLFGRSIADMTRDELARTRNRQIGFVFQNFHLIGRMTALRNVELPLVYAGWRRAKRLERATKLLTDVGLDERMNHYPNELSGGQKQRVAIARALANGPSLILADEPTGALDTATGTEIMALFQRLNQEGVTVVVVTHDESIARYASRTIHVRDGEVVDNG; encoded by the coding sequence ATGATTGAGTTCACAAGTGTCAGTAAGTCGTATCAAGTCGGAGCTACAAACATCCCGGTCCTTCGTGATATCTCGTTTGGAATCGAATCTGGCGAATTCGTCTCTATCATGGGTCCATCCGGGAGTGGAAAATCTACGCTGATGCACATCATTGGCTGCCTGGACACGCCGACGAGTGGAGCCGTGAGCCTGTTCGGAAGAAGTATTGCAGACATGACCCGAGACGAACTTGCACGAACCCGAAACCGTCAAATTGGGTTTGTGTTTCAGAACTTCCACCTCATTGGTCGCATGACGGCCCTGCGCAACGTCGAATTGCCGCTCGTATATGCTGGCTGGCGCCGAGCAAAACGTTTGGAACGAGCCACAAAGTTGTTGACCGACGTTGGCCTTGACGAGCGCATGAACCATTATCCGAATGAATTGTCAGGAGGTCAGAAACAACGGGTGGCCATTGCCAGAGCACTGGCCAACGGGCCGTCTCTGATTCTCGCTGACGAGCCGACGGGAGCTCTCGACACCGCGACAGGCACAGAGATTATGGCTTTGTTCCAGAGGTTGAATCAAGAGGGCGTAACAGTTGTCGTCGTCACGCACGATGAATCGATTGCGCGATATGCATCACGGACTATCCACGTGCGCGATGGAGAGGTGGTGGACAACGGATGA
- a CDS encoding ABC transporter permease, translating to MNLTEMVLSAWTSLMSNKLRSFLTMLGILIGVASIIAIVAIGRGGKAAIVSIIQSNRAQQTIQIIPTELVQPGLPQPGQVLSFSTRDFDIARQFSGVQSVYYTLSGQGVVDFGGKQVTASLNAGPSYMDELSHFVVVQGRMFSNVDVIARRRVGLVSQSLAKKLFGNTSPVGKVVTIGGYPMEVVGVTASTQFNLLSGIFGSDTFYFPATTAHDLFPWWDISEMDVQVAQGVNKTAMAHQIVTALNINAHNAQAFEDASGFLVGVEQTVGKITAILTLIIGAIAGIALVVGGVGVMNIMLVSVTERTGEIGIRMSLGATRRAILLQFLIEAVMITVLGGALGILIGVIGAQIVSWVTKLHTEVSWFAVLVGFLFSIIIGVLCGLYPANKASKLNPIDALRYE from the coding sequence ATGAATCTAACGGAAATGGTTTTATCTGCTTGGACCTCTCTCATGTCCAATAAGCTCCGGTCCTTTCTAACCATGCTCGGAATCCTGATTGGCGTCGCCTCCATTATCGCCATTGTTGCAATTGGCCGTGGTGGGAAAGCTGCCATCGTGTCCATCATTCAGAGCAATCGGGCTCAGCAAACCATTCAGATCATCCCGACAGAGCTTGTACAACCGGGACTGCCGCAGCCAGGGCAAGTACTGTCTTTTTCCACCCGGGATTTTGACATTGCTCGGCAATTCAGCGGTGTCCAATCGGTCTACTATACCTTATCAGGACAAGGCGTGGTTGACTTCGGCGGCAAGCAAGTGACCGCGTCTCTTAATGCAGGGCCGAGTTACATGGATGAACTGAGCCACTTTGTCGTTGTTCAGGGTCGCATGTTCTCGAACGTAGATGTCATCGCTCGTCGCAGAGTAGGTCTCGTTAGCCAATCCCTCGCAAAGAAGCTCTTTGGCAACACATCCCCGGTCGGCAAGGTTGTCACCATCGGCGGCTACCCTATGGAAGTCGTTGGTGTCACAGCGTCAACGCAGTTTAACTTACTCTCTGGCATCTTCGGATCGGACACCTTCTACTTTCCGGCCACCACGGCTCATGACTTGTTCCCTTGGTGGGACATCTCGGAGATGGATGTCCAAGTGGCCCAGGGGGTAAACAAGACAGCGATGGCGCATCAAATCGTTACTGCGCTCAACATCAATGCGCACAACGCCCAGGCATTTGAGGACGCTTCTGGGTTCCTCGTTGGGGTGGAACAGACTGTTGGCAAGATTACTGCCATCCTGACCCTAATTATCGGAGCCATAGCCGGAATTGCCCTTGTGGTTGGCGGTGTCGGCGTGATGAATATTATGCTTGTATCCGTAACAGAGCGAACGGGTGAGATTGGGATTCGTATGTCACTTGGGGCCACAAGGCGTGCGATACTGCTGCAGTTCTTGATTGAAGCAGTGATGATAACTGTCCTCGGCGGGGCGCTTGGTATCCTCATCGGTGTGATTGGCGCCCAGATTGTCTCATGGGTGACGAAACTGCATACTGAGGTGTCGTGGTTCGCTGTGTTGGTCGGGTTCTTGTTTTCCATTATCATTGGCGTGCTCTGCGGACTGTATCCCGCCAACAAGGCTTCGAAGCTCAACCCAATTGATGCACTGCGATATGAGTAA
- a CDS encoding glycosyltransferase has protein sequence MQVVLQDYFYTSTGFGNAAREIAFAMEDLGVNVKVDVLGPKVAGWLSRGTIERLARLESKRAEHDKVLVCLEPHPERGAAYRKRINYKMFETNVAPQPYVATANGFDALIVPNEFNRQAFRRGGTKVPVYVANYGVNSQVFTPNGPKHRWNEPDDVFVFLSVFGWSQKKGPDVLVRAFLEEFSADERVVLVIKTFSAGIHDFPWEWYDDIAKTVQKENKPSVRIVVDEFSPEQMATIYRGANCFVLPSRGEGVCLPILESMACQVPVIATGWGGFIDFFGPKSGYHIPYTMVKTSPQWFSSLYGPEQMWADPDVHALQTLMRRVFTLRDEASAKAQHGLQVAQQWSWHRTAEQFISAIEATVGSSIR, from the coding sequence ATGCAGGTCGTGCTGCAAGATTACTTTTACACGTCGACTGGGTTTGGCAACGCAGCCCGCGAGATTGCATTCGCGATGGAAGACTTAGGGGTCAATGTGAAGGTTGATGTGCTGGGGCCGAAGGTTGCCGGCTGGCTCAGTCGAGGGACGATTGAGCGCTTGGCACGACTCGAGTCAAAGCGGGCAGAACATGACAAGGTTCTCGTCTGTCTCGAACCGCATCCAGAACGGGGAGCCGCATACCGAAAGCGCATCAATTACAAAATGTTCGAAACCAACGTCGCGCCGCAACCTTATGTGGCGACGGCCAATGGGTTTGACGCCCTCATTGTTCCAAATGAATTCAACAGACAGGCCTTTCGTAGAGGTGGCACCAAGGTCCCTGTATATGTCGCGAACTACGGGGTGAACTCGCAAGTGTTTACGCCGAATGGGCCAAAACATCGCTGGAATGAACCGGACGATGTGTTTGTCTTTCTCTCCGTGTTCGGTTGGTCGCAAAAGAAAGGTCCTGATGTCCTAGTTCGTGCATTTCTCGAGGAGTTCAGTGCCGACGAGCGTGTCGTTCTCGTCATCAAGACCTTTAGCGCAGGCATCCATGACTTCCCGTGGGAATGGTATGACGACATCGCAAAGACGGTGCAAAAGGAGAACAAGCCGAGCGTGCGCATCGTCGTCGACGAATTCTCTCCGGAGCAAATGGCGACGATTTACCGCGGCGCAAATTGCTTTGTGTTACCTTCGCGCGGCGAAGGTGTTTGTCTGCCGATTCTCGAGAGCATGGCCTGTCAGGTTCCGGTCATTGCCACCGGATGGGGTGGATTTATCGACTTTTTTGGACCCAAAAGCGGATATCACATTCCTTACACAATGGTCAAGACCTCTCCACAGTGGTTTAGCTCGCTTTACGGACCTGAGCAAATGTGGGCCGATCCCGATGTTCACGCCCTACAAACCCTGATGAGGCGGGTATTTACACTCCGAGACGAAGCGTCGGCCAAAGCGCAGCACGGACTGCAAGTCGCACAGCAGTGGTCCTGGCATCGAACGGCAGAGCAATTCATCAGCGCCATCGAAGCCACGGTTGGTTCTTCGATTCGTTAG